One Candidatus Binatia bacterium genomic window carries:
- a CDS encoding SHOCT domain-containing protein, translated as MTARCAVWGEAGRRLALRATPDGTVETRATRTFEPASGHGGRLLIVGDGNCSVRGTGGTPTQKRESQLKTLRDLYKRKLISESEYENERKRAIQDFGNASR; from the coding sequence TTGACGGCACGGTGTGCCGTTTGGGGGGAGGCCGGTCGGCGCCTCGCCCTTCGTGCGACACCGGATGGGACTGTCGAAACCAGAGCCACGAGAACTTTCGAGCCGGCGTCGGGCCATGGCGGGCGACTCTTGATTGTCGGGGATGGCAATTGTTCGGTTCGGGGCACCGGCGGAACTCCGACCCAAAAACGGGAAAGCCAGCTCAAGACTCTGCGGGATCTCTACAAGCGCAAATTGATTTCCGAGTCCGAGTACGAGAACGAGCGCAAACGGGCGATTCAGGATTTTGGTAACGCCAGTCGCTGA